The Lacipirellula parvula genome window below encodes:
- a CDS encoding YraN family protein, which produces MTLPQWFGLRWRPLTFGEQGERAAARFLRRLGYRIVVTRRRLRYGEIDVIAVDGRTVVFVEVKTRRSAAIRPALSVDAVRRQRMTRAAVAFLKSHGLLQKCPARFDIVEVIWPAGDPRPTVVHHPNAFQAEGQGQFFS; this is translated from the coding sequence ATGACGCTTCCGCAGTGGTTCGGCCTCCGCTGGCGACCGCTCACCTTCGGTGAGCAGGGCGAGCGCGCCGCCGCACGATTCTTACGCCGGTTGGGTTACCGCATCGTGGTGACCCGCCGGCGTTTGCGTTATGGCGAGATCGACGTCATTGCCGTCGACGGCCGCACTGTCGTCTTCGTCGAAGTGAAGACCCGTCGCAGCGCTGCGATTCGTCCCGCGCTCTCCGTCGATGCGGTCCGCCGCCAGCGCATGACCCGCGCCGCCGTGGCGTTCCTGAAGTCCCACGGCTTGCTGCAAAAGTGTCCGGCTCGGTTCGATATCGTCGAAGTCATTTGGCCGGCGGGCGATCCGCGGCCGACCGTGGTGCACCATCCGAACGCGTTCCAGGCGGAAGGGCAGGGGCAGTTTTTCTCTTGA
- a CDS encoding DUF1844 domain-containing protein: MSDAKKIIIDEDWKSQVAAEKEAAKHPGAGAEGVGDEMSAHDGELPEASFELLISTFVTEAMVALGQFPHPGTGEIAADPGHAKFAIDMIGVIADKTKGNLNPMEEQGLQDLLHQLRMTYVAATQGVK, translated from the coding sequence ATGAGCGACGCGAAGAAAATCATCATCGACGAAGATTGGAAGTCGCAGGTCGCGGCCGAGAAGGAAGCGGCCAAGCATCCTGGCGCTGGCGCGGAAGGCGTCGGCGACGAGATGTCGGCACACGACGGCGAGTTGCCAGAGGCGTCGTTCGAGTTGCTAATCTCGACGTTCGTTACCGAAGCGATGGTGGCGCTGGGGCAGTTCCCGCATCCGGGCACCGGCGAGATCGCCGCCGATCCGGGGCATGCGAAGTTCGCGATCGACATGATCGGCGTCATTGCCGACAAGACCAAGGGGAATCTCAATCCCATGGAAGAGCAGGGTCTGCAAGACCTGCTCCATCAACTGCGGATGACATACGTCGCCGCGACGCAGGGCGTCAAATAA
- a CDS encoding CTP synthase, translated as MTKHIFVTGGVVSSLGKGLTSASIGMLLERRGLKVRMQKLDPYINVDPGTMSPYQHGEVYVLDDGSETDLDLGHYERFTNSPLTRDSNYTTGQIYQSVINKERAGEFLGKTVQVIPHITNEIKSVIHRLGEGDVDVVITEIGGTVGDIESLPFLEAIRQFSLDVGKQNCLYIHLTLVPYLKAARELKTKPTQHSVGQLREIGIQPDVLICRTEQPISREDREKIALFCNISIDAVIEERDKDFSIYEVPLSLVEHKLDGLICKQLGLKTPEPVIDDWRELLRRLRNPDHEVSIAVVGKYAEHRDAYKSIYESIDHAGMANSSQVRIARIKSEELEAEGPERMLAGYDGILVPGGFGERGIEGKIAAIRYAREKGVPFFGICLGMQCAVIEFARNVCGLEGAHSTEFDKETRHGVICLLDDQKTVTDKGGTMRLGAYPAKLDPESHSAKAYGAEEVSERHRHRYELNNVYRQQFTANGMMIAGTSPDGTLAEIVELPGHRWFVAVQYHPEFKSKPTDAHPLFAGFVRAAIDHHAAKHASGEGKKAAPRSTHQEA; from the coding sequence ATGACCAAGCATATTTTCGTGACCGGCGGCGTCGTCAGCTCTCTCGGCAAGGGCCTCACCAGCGCGTCGATCGGCATGCTGCTCGAACGCCGCGGCCTCAAGGTGCGGATGCAGAAGCTCGATCCGTACATCAACGTCGATCCGGGCACGATGAGCCCCTACCAGCACGGCGAGGTCTACGTCCTCGACGATGGCAGCGAGACCGATCTCGATCTGGGACATTACGAGCGGTTCACCAATTCGCCCCTGACGCGCGATTCGAACTATACGACCGGCCAAATCTACCAGTCGGTCATCAACAAGGAACGCGCCGGCGAGTTCCTCGGCAAGACCGTGCAGGTGATCCCGCACATCACCAACGAAATCAAGTCGGTGATCCATCGCCTCGGCGAAGGCGACGTCGACGTGGTGATCACCGAAATCGGCGGCACCGTCGGCGATATCGAAAGCCTGCCGTTCCTCGAAGCGATCCGCCAGTTCTCGCTCGACGTCGGCAAGCAAAATTGCCTCTACATTCACCTCACGCTCGTGCCGTACTTGAAGGCGGCCCGCGAGTTGAAGACGAAGCCGACGCAACACTCGGTCGGCCAGCTGCGCGAGATCGGCATCCAGCCCGACGTGCTCATTTGCCGCACTGAGCAACCGATCAGCCGCGAAGACCGCGAGAAGATCGCGCTCTTCTGCAATATTTCGATCGACGCGGTGATTGAAGAGCGCGACAAAGATTTCTCGATCTACGAGGTGCCGCTCAGCCTCGTCGAGCACAAGCTCGACGGGCTTATCTGCAAGCAGCTTGGCTTGAAGACGCCGGAGCCGGTGATCGACGATTGGCGCGAACTGCTTCGCCGGCTTCGCAATCCCGATCACGAAGTGAGCATCGCCGTCGTCGGCAAGTACGCCGAGCATCGCGACGCCTACAAATCGATTTACGAATCGATCGACCATGCCGGCATGGCGAACTCCTCACAGGTTCGTATCGCCCGCATCAAGAGCGAAGAGCTCGAGGCCGAAGGGCCTGAGCGGATGCTTGCCGGCTACGACGGGATTCTCGTGCCGGGCGGTTTCGGCGAGCGTGGCATTGAAGGCAAGATCGCCGCGATCCGCTACGCCCGCGAGAAAGGCGTCCCCTTCTTCGGCATTTGCCTTGGCATGCAGTGCGCGGTCATCGAGTTCGCCCGCAACGTCTGCGGACTCGAAGGCGCTCACTCGACCGAGTTCGACAAAGAAACCCGCCATGGCGTCATCTGCCTGCTCGACGACCAGAAGACGGTCACCGACAAGGGCGGCACGATGCGGCTCGGCGCCTACCCCGCGAAGCTCGATCCGGAGAGCCATTCGGCGAAGGCTTACGGCGCTGAAGAAGTCTCGGAACGGCACCGTCATCGGTACGAGCTCAACAACGTCTACCGCCAGCAGTTCACTGCCAACGGCATGATGATCGCCGGCACGAGCCCCGACGGCACGCTGGCCGAAATCGTCGAACTTCCCGGCCACCGTTGGTTCGTGGCGGTGCAGTATCACCCCGAGTTCAAGTCGAAGCCGACCGACGCCCATCCGCTGTTCGCCGGTTTCGTGCGGGCCGCGATCGACCATCACGCCGCGAAGCACGCGAGCGGCGAAGGCAAGAAGGCGGCTCCCCGTTCCACTCATCAAGAAGCGTAA
- a CDS encoding Gfo/Idh/MocA family protein: MDRRRFLQSTAFAASLAAIQPRAFAAAGDKPLRVATIGCGWYGKTDLFHLMQVAPVEVVGLCDVDATMAEGAAELVAQRQPSKKKPPIYGDFRKLLAAEKPDIVNIGTPDHWHALPMIAAVEAGADVYCQKPISVDVAEGAAMVAAAKRTGRTVQVGLQRRSTPHLIEARDRYIRSGKLGKVAFVDIHSYYGGPGGFPPQEKPPANLDWEMYVGPAPWLDYHPRIHPRSWRDFRNFSNGQIGDLCVHMFDVVRYFLDIGWPMTISASGGVFQRDKKSIATIADTQTATFEYPELQVVWTQRNWGESGDKEYPWGATLYGDKGTLKLSVHSYDFKPHGDGAAEHGDHLDERDKYPEDAQHKETEMFAAAATRRHMQDFLAARQEQRLPVSNIEQGHISSASCILANMSMDLGRSFKWDAAAGKIVGDDEANARLARPYRKPWTHPGA, translated from the coding sequence ATGGATCGTCGCCGCTTCCTGCAAAGCACTGCCTTCGCCGCGTCGCTCGCCGCCATTCAGCCCCGCGCCTTCGCCGCCGCCGGCGACAAGCCGCTGCGGGTGGCGACGATCGGCTGCGGTTGGTATGGCAAGACCGACCTGTTTCATTTGATGCAGGTCGCCCCGGTGGAAGTCGTCGGCTTGTGCGACGTTGATGCGACGATGGCAGAGGGCGCCGCGGAATTGGTCGCGCAGCGGCAACCCTCGAAGAAAAAGCCGCCGATTTACGGCGACTTCCGCAAGCTGCTCGCCGCGGAAAAACCAGATATCGTCAACATCGGCACGCCCGACCATTGGCACGCGCTGCCAATGATCGCCGCGGTGGAAGCAGGCGCGGACGTCTACTGCCAGAAACCGATCAGCGTCGACGTCGCCGAAGGCGCCGCGATGGTTGCCGCCGCCAAACGCACCGGCCGCACCGTGCAAGTCGGCCTGCAACGCCGCAGCACGCCGCACCTCATCGAGGCCCGCGATCGTTATATCCGGAGCGGCAAGCTCGGCAAAGTGGCGTTCGTCGACATCCACAGCTACTACGGCGGCCCGGGCGGATTTCCGCCACAGGAAAAGCCCCCCGCCAATCTCGATTGGGAAATGTACGTCGGCCCGGCGCCGTGGCTCGACTATCACCCCCGCATCCACCCGCGCAGCTGGCGCGACTTCCGCAACTTCAGCAACGGGCAAATCGGCGACCTCTGCGTGCACATGTTCGACGTCGTGCGTTACTTCCTCGACATCGGCTGGCCGATGACCATCTCGGCGAGCGGCGGCGTCTTCCAACGCGACAAGAAGTCGATCGCCACGATCGCCGACACGCAAACGGCGACGTTCGAGTATCCCGAGCTGCAAGTCGTCTGGACGCAGCGCAACTGGGGCGAGTCAGGCGACAAGGAATACCCGTGGGGCGCCACGCTCTATGGCGACAAAGGAACGCTCAAGCTGAGCGTCCACAGCTACGATTTCAAACCGCATGGCGACGGCGCCGCCGAACATGGCGACCACCTCGACGAGCGCGACAAGTATCCTGAAGACGCGCAGCACAAAGAGACGGAAATGTTCGCCGCTGCCGCCACGCGCCGCCACATGCAAGACTTTCTCGCCGCGCGGCAGGAGCAGCGGTTGCCGGTGAGCAACATCGAGCAGGGCCACATCAGCTCGGCCTCCTGCATCCTGGCGAACATGTCGATGGACTTGGGACGGAGCTTCAAGTGGGACGCTGCCGCAGGAAAAATCGTCGGCGACGACGAAGCTAATGCGCGGTTGGCACGGCCTTATCGGAAGCCATGGACACATCCCGGGGCGTAG
- the rplS gene encoding 50S ribosomal protein L19, with product MSQQILAAVEKSSLKPAEDIQKFEIGDTVDVHTKILEGEKERIQVFSGIVIARSGSGSKEMFTVRRIVAGEGVERKFPLHSPRIAKIDVKRSAVVRRAKLYYMRERSGKSARLRERRSEQAGTDKK from the coding sequence ATGAGCCAGCAAATCCTTGCCGCCGTCGAGAAGTCGAGCCTCAAGCCGGCCGAAGACATTCAGAAGTTCGAGATCGGCGACACCGTCGACGTCCACACGAAGATTCTCGAAGGCGAAAAAGAACGCATTCAGGTCTTCTCGGGCATCGTGATCGCTCGCAGCGGTTCGGGCTCGAAGGAAATGTTCACCGTCCGCCGCATCGTCGCCGGCGAAGGCGTGGAGCGCAAGTTCCCGCTCCACTCGCCGCGCATCGCGAAGATCGACGTCAAGCGCAGCGCCGTCGTCCGCCGTGCGAAGCTCTACTACATGCGGGAACGCTCGGGCAAGTCGGCCCGTCTGCGTGAACGCCGCAGCGAGCAAGCCGGCACCGACAAGAAGTAG
- a CDS encoding division/cell wall cluster transcriptional repressor MraZ, with protein sequence MTDSFDLFLGEWPRTIDDRFRLSLPPEWVEPLAVDTANCTLAKERPGCLSLWNTKQWQGWLSNGVELLQSKIRSGRLDRRTESVQLVGRLLSTRHYTLPIAGRGRIAIPDAFREFLGVEPGGDVLIVGAAVCVEIWRPASWSQHIGDQMPGFRQLFDQLTE encoded by the coding sequence ATGACCGATTCCTTTGACCTGTTCCTCGGCGAGTGGCCACGAACGATCGACGATCGCTTCCGCCTCTCGCTCCCGCCGGAATGGGTTGAACCGCTCGCGGTCGACACGGCGAACTGCACCTTGGCCAAGGAACGGCCGGGATGCCTCAGCCTGTGGAACACCAAGCAGTGGCAAGGCTGGCTGAGCAACGGCGTCGAGCTGTTGCAAAGCAAGATCCGCAGCGGGCGACTCGATCGTCGCACGGAGAGCGTTCAGCTCGTCGGGCGGCTGCTATCGACTCGCCACTACACGCTGCCGATTGCCGGCCGCGGACGGATTGCGATCCCCGACGCGTTTCGGGAGTTCCTGGGAGTCGAGCCGGGCGGAGACGTATTAATCGTCGGCGCCGCGGTTTGCGTAGAAATCTGGCGGCCAGCGAGCTGGAGCCAACACATCGGAGATCAGATGCCGGGCTTCCGGCAGCTGTTCGACCAGTTAACGGAGTAA
- a CDS encoding UvrB/UvrC motif-containing protein, translating to MDAPDANELPQDAQPEAPPDLPKSQVEFFLRAAEKVRTQFPNTPGVYLFQDKLGRVIYIGKAKNLRARAGSYFLKAAAEDSRTAQLVLEAYDIDFMETESEVDALLKEARLVKDIQPKFNRDLRDDKTFPYLQITTHEDFPRVEITRTPQSSGVKLYGPFANVSSLRGALQVLQRVFKFRTCPLDIEESDDRWRWFRPCLLASIRQCTAPCNLRISKEEYRKDINRLRKFLDGGRKPLLAEMRAEMQEAAAARRFEQAAKLRDEIQMLESLEDRGDLEKNEQPEVFYLDPKKGLAGLQKVLKLDFQPRTIEGCDIAHLGGTETVASLVQFIDGLPFKPGYRRFRIREVQGIDDYASMHEVVARRFRRLEREGEVFPDILLIDGGKGQLGKALTAFETLGIKPPLVLSLAKKEELIYVMGRDEPLRLSRHAFALRLLQYVRDEAHRFAQHYHHLLRRKRTLGDS from the coding sequence ATGGACGCCCCCGACGCCAACGAATTGCCGCAGGATGCTCAGCCGGAGGCGCCGCCCGACTTGCCGAAGTCGCAGGTCGAGTTCTTCCTCCGCGCCGCCGAAAAGGTGCGGACGCAGTTTCCCAATACCCCCGGCGTCTACCTCTTCCAGGACAAGCTCGGCCGAGTGATCTACATCGGCAAGGCGAAGAACCTGCGCGCCCGGGCCGGCAGCTACTTCCTGAAGGCGGCGGCGGAAGATTCGCGCACCGCCCAGCTCGTGCTCGAGGCCTACGACATCGACTTCATGGAAACGGAGAGCGAAGTCGACGCTCTGCTGAAAGAAGCTCGGCTGGTGAAAGACATCCAGCCGAAGTTCAACCGCGACCTCCGCGACGACAAGACGTTTCCCTACCTGCAGATTACGACGCACGAAGACTTCCCCCGCGTCGAGATCACCCGCACGCCGCAGAGTAGCGGCGTGAAACTGTATGGTCCGTTCGCGAACGTCAGCTCGCTGCGCGGCGCGCTGCAAGTGCTGCAGCGAGTCTTCAAGTTCCGCACGTGCCCGCTCGACATCGAAGAGAGCGACGACCGCTGGCGGTGGTTCCGCCCTTGTCTGCTTGCTTCGATCCGCCAATGCACGGCGCCGTGCAATCTGCGAATCTCGAAAGAGGAGTATCGCAAGGACATCAACCGCCTCCGCAAATTCCTCGACGGCGGCCGCAAACCGTTGCTCGCCGAGATGCGGGCCGAGATGCAAGAGGCGGCGGCCGCACGGCGCTTCGAGCAAGCGGCCAAGCTACGTGACGAAATCCAAATGCTTGAGTCGCTCGAAGATCGCGGCGACCTCGAAAAGAACGAGCAGCCCGAGGTCTTTTACCTCGATCCGAAGAAGGGACTCGCGGGGCTGCAGAAGGTGCTCAAACTCGACTTCCAGCCGCGGACGATCGAGGGGTGCGACATCGCCCATCTCGGCGGCACGGAAACGGTCGCGAGTCTCGTGCAGTTCATCGACGGACTGCCGTTCAAACCGGGCTACCGCCGCTTTCGCATTCGCGAAGTGCAGGGAATCGACGACTACGCAAGCATGCACGAAGTCGTCGCCCGTCGCTTCCGCCGGCTCGAACGCGAAGGCGAAGTCTTCCCTGACATTCTGCTGATCGACGGCGGCAAGGGGCAGCTTGGCAAAGCGCTCACGGCGTTCGAAACGCTTGGCATCAAACCGCCGCTCGTGTTGTCGCTCGCCAAGAAGGAAGAGCTCATTTACGTGATGGGCCGCGACGAGCCGCTGCGGCTGAGCCGGCATGCGTTCGCCCTGCGGCTGCTGCAATACGTGCGGGATGAGGCACACCGATTTGCCCAGCATTATCATCATTTGCTGCGGCGAAAACGGACGCTCGGCGACTCGTAA
- a CDS encoding beta-ketoacyl-[acyl-carrier-protein] synthase family protein — translation MDDRVVITGIGMVTAVGRDRESTWNAVKAGRNGVSKLCGMPGIPDGLLLGATVEGVGLDRYGDRNFPIALAAAREALDDSRLDLKRVDRSRIAHSYGTCGGPTPWMAEEYARRDGTTQIKPWWENLLYSAVPTRVANRLGIYGPRMVNSTACATGSIATISGMRAILDGQCDIAFVGSAQTLHPILSAGFYNMRVLANADDPASACRPFDVNRTGFVMGEGAATLVLERLSSARARGASIYAEILGGALMSDSTHVTDLSADSRPLTHLLARTLRKSNLVPSDVAYINAHGTGTKQNDAMETRGIRAAFGSAANHLCVSTIKANLGHLVNAAGAVELAITAMALRDGFAPPTVNLTHPDPDCDLDCVPLVGRRRALEHAVKISIAFGGHLAAVALRRWSGAGERCEPAPAAVAAVAARRMAA, via the coding sequence ATGGACGATCGCGTCGTTATCACCGGCATCGGCATGGTCACCGCCGTAGGGCGTGATCGTGAATCGACGTGGAATGCCGTGAAGGCCGGCCGCAACGGCGTGAGCAAACTCTGCGGCATGCCCGGAATCCCCGATGGGTTGCTGCTCGGCGCCACGGTCGAAGGCGTCGGGCTCGATCGTTACGGCGACCGCAACTTCCCGATCGCGCTCGCCGCGGCTCGTGAAGCGCTCGACGACAGCCGCCTCGATCTCAAGCGCGTCGATCGCTCACGCATCGCCCACTCGTACGGCACCTGCGGCGGACCGACTCCGTGGATGGCCGAGGAATACGCCCGCCGCGACGGGACGACTCAAATCAAGCCTTGGTGGGAGAACCTGCTTTACTCAGCAGTCCCCACGCGCGTCGCCAACCGGCTCGGCATCTACGGCCCGCGCATGGTCAACTCGACCGCGTGTGCGACCGGCTCGATTGCCACGATCAGCGGCATGCGGGCGATCCTCGACGGTCAGTGCGACATTGCCTTCGTCGGCTCGGCGCAAACGCTTCACCCGATTCTCTCCGCCGGCTTTTACAACATGCGCGTCCTGGCGAACGCCGACGACCCGGCCTCCGCGTGCCGGCCGTTCGACGTCAATCGCACGGGTTTTGTGATGGGCGAGGGCGCCGCGACGCTCGTCCTTGAGCGTCTCAGTTCCGCCCGCGCTCGCGGAGCGTCGATCTATGCGGAGATCTTAGGCGGCGCGCTGATGAGCGACTCGACCCACGTGACCGATCTGAGCGCCGACAGTCGGCCGCTCACGCACCTGCTCGCTCGCACGCTGCGAAAGTCGAATCTCGTGCCCAGCGACGTCGCGTACATCAACGCCCACGGCACTGGTACCAAGCAGAACGACGCCATGGAAACTCGCGGCATTCGCGCTGCGTTCGGTTCCGCCGCCAATCATCTCTGCGTCAGCACGATCAAGGCCAACCTCGGCCATCTGGTGAACGCCGCGGGCGCCGTGGAGCTCGCAATCACCGCAATGGCGCTCCGCGACGGTTTTGCTCCGCCGACGGTCAACCTCACTCACCCCGATCCTGATTGCGATCTCGATTGCGTGCCGCTCGTCGGTCGCCGTCGTGCCCTCGAGCACGCCGTCAAAATCTCGATCGCGTTCGGCGGCCATCTTGCCGCCGTCGCCCTGCGTCGTTGGTCCGGTGCGGGCGAACGCTGCGAACCCGCTCCGGCTGCTGTCGCCGCCGTCGCCGCTCGTCGTATGGCGGCCTAG
- a CDS encoding cation diffusion facilitator family transporter: protein MHDHPHPAGKNLRFAFFVNFVFTFIEIAGGIWTGSVAILSDAVHDAGDCISLGLAWYLQGVSDREANERFTYGYRRLSALGAFITGCVLIVGLGFVAYESIHRLFEPKEVRAGGMVALAVVGVLANGAAAWRLRSGTSLNEQVATWHLLEDTLGWVAVLIGGTIMAFWDVPIIDPLLSIGISIFVLYNVVRNLKKVGMVFLQASPAGFDVEAFRKEALELPKVVELHDTYTWTLDGERHVIATHLLMRSGTTREEICAAKGELYRLLRNREFEHITIETELEGEHCNSEFPPAGHQCDHH from the coding sequence ATGCACGATCATCCCCATCCCGCCGGCAAGAATCTGCGGTTCGCGTTTTTCGTGAACTTCGTGTTCACGTTCATCGAAATTGCCGGCGGCATTTGGACCGGCAGCGTCGCCATTCTGAGCGACGCGGTGCACGACGCTGGCGATTGCATTTCGCTCGGCCTCGCCTGGTACCTCCAAGGCGTGTCGGATCGCGAGGCAAATGAACGGTTCACCTATGGCTACCGTCGCCTCTCCGCGCTCGGCGCCTTCATCACCGGCTGCGTCTTGATCGTCGGCCTCGGCTTCGTCGCGTACGAATCAATCCACCGCCTCTTCGAACCGAAGGAAGTTCGCGCCGGCGGCATGGTCGCGCTGGCGGTGGTCGGCGTCCTCGCCAACGGCGCCGCCGCATGGCGCCTCCGCAGCGGCACGTCGCTCAACGAACAGGTCGCCACGTGGCATCTGCTCGAAGATACGCTCGGTTGGGTCGCCGTCCTCATCGGCGGCACGATCATGGCCTTCTGGGATGTGCCGATCATCGACCCGCTGCTGTCGATCGGCATCTCGATCTTCGTGCTGTACAACGTCGTTCGCAATCTGAAGAAGGTCGGCATGGTGTTCCTGCAGGCCTCTCCCGCAGGCTTCGACGTTGAAGCGTTCCGCAAGGAAGCTCTTGAGTTGCCGAAGGTCGTGGAACTGCACGACACCTACACCTGGACGCTCGATGGCGAACGGCACGTCATTGCCACGCACCTGCTGATGCGTTCGGGCACGACGCGCGAGGAAATCTGCGCTGCTAAGGGCGAACTCTACCGCCTGCTGCGGAATCGTGAGTTCGAGCACATCACGATTGAAACCGAGCTGGAGGGGGAGCACTGTAACAGCGAGTTCCCGCCCGCTGGGCATCAATGCGATCACCACTAA
- the trmD gene encoding tRNA (guanosine(37)-N1)-methyltransferase TrmD produces the protein MRFDVLTLFPEMFSGYLTQSLLKLAIERSIVSVDLHNIRDWAQDKHHSVDDRPYGGGPGMVIMPGPAVEAVEAVQKLDVTPGRVVMLTPQGRPLNQRLVEELATHPRLLLMCGRYEGFDQRVIDILEPEEVSIGDFIINGGEVAAMVVIDSVIRLVPGVLGDEDSGRYDSFSTGNRLLEFAQYTRPREYRGLQVPEVLLAGDHQKIAKWREESSLQRTRKQRPDLLNE, from the coding sequence ATGCGGTTCGACGTCCTCACGCTGTTCCCCGAAATGTTCTCGGGCTACCTGACGCAGAGCTTGCTGAAGCTCGCGATTGAGCGATCCATCGTCTCGGTCGACCTTCACAACATCCGCGACTGGGCTCAGGACAAACACCACTCGGTCGACGACCGTCCCTACGGGGGCGGGCCTGGCATGGTGATCATGCCGGGGCCCGCGGTCGAAGCGGTCGAAGCGGTGCAGAAGTTGGACGTAACGCCGGGGCGAGTTGTCATGCTCACCCCGCAGGGCCGGCCGCTTAACCAGCGGCTGGTCGAAGAGTTGGCGACCCATCCACGGCTGCTCCTCATGTGCGGCCGCTACGAGGGGTTCGACCAACGCGTGATCGACATTTTGGAACCTGAGGAAGTCTCGATCGGCGACTTCATCATCAACGGCGGCGAAGTCGCCGCGATGGTGGTGATCGACTCGGTCATCCGACTGGTTCCCGGAGTGTTGGGCGACGAAGACAGCGGCCGGTACGATTCATTTTCGACCGGCAACCGGCTGTTGGAGTTCGCCCAGTACACCCGTCCGCGGGAGTATCGGGGGCTGCAAGTTCCCGAGGTCTTGCTGGCGGGCGATCACCAGAAGATCGCCAAGTGGCGCGAAGAAAGCAGCTTGCAGCGGACGAGAAAGCAGCGTCCCGACTTGCTGAACGAATAA